A region of the Arachis hypogaea cultivar Tifrunner chromosome 15, arahy.Tifrunner.gnm2.J5K5, whole genome shotgun sequence genome:
TCTCTTAACAACTATAATTACCAACGCATACCATATCTCTCCAGCAAAGCATAATAAATCAATGTCATATAAAAATTTAGTTCAGTTCATATAACAATCTCGCTAACATTACATAAAAGTAGTATCCACAAATTAAAAAATGCATCTTGTATGAATGCCTAACCCTATAATATGAACCAAAAATAGATCAGTAACATCCTCTATTTACTAAAACCGTGAATTACTACTAACCTGTTATCATAGTGACGCCGACGGAAGAGGAAGAGCCTGCGCGATACCCatcggtactcctcgaagctgattgcacagttgagcaagttgatagccttggcattgagctccaccttctttctgtcttcttcggtccagcttgcttcagGTTTAAGAgagactactccttcagcacttgtggtgGTTGGAAATTGAGGACCCTCCAAGATAATCTTCCAGAGCCTGTAGTCTACTGCTTGTagaaagatcttcattctctccttctaataggtatagttttttccattgaagagaggaggtctgttgcttgactgtctTCTGTCAAGTTGTAAGACACCAGGTTTAAGCCACTACTTTCTGCCATCtagatcttttctccaagctgcaaagcttgatctctttgagaccaagctctgataccaattgatggttttcagtggctaagagaaggggggttgaatcttagtcaCTTTTTTGCTTATTAAAACTTGCTGGTCCttgaaacaacttctggagactttttaatttttgtctcgtacccagccacgagactttttctttttatctcgtcaCCCGgtacgagatatttttcagttttatctcctatgcagcagaaacagaaatggagtagaagaaagagagagagaatcacaccaagatatatcctggtttagctgccaagtgcaatgcagcctacatccagtctccatcacaacaatgatggaatttcactataatcatccttgattacaagcaccaattctccctaggaactacccttcctatccagaataagtccagaatctaaaccccaatcctgaacttgacttggtcactaccaagctttcaactgctaagtgctaacccaacttgcaaggggattcccacagaatcatgaaacacaacacaaatGTACAAAgaacctctaaggacatctatggctttttcttttaattttgcactctctgcctttttccgctctatggctttttcttacaaaccttactgtttgccttttttcatgagactcaagacagacaaaattaaatagaaaattacaaaataaagaacattgaaggagaagaacttctgttagcttaggtagctatgagaactttgTGCCTTGCATTCTtactccttgcttcaagccctggctgttctcccttatatAGAGGGGGAAGCCTCCATGGTTGAAACCAAAtgaaccaagctaaacttcttcttcttcatgcaaaaccggttcggccagagagagaagagagataatcgAATgctaaaaccaacatgcaattacctctgagtCTTCTCTTTACACCAAGCTTCCTCAATCCGAGCCATCCAACttgacttgcactccaagaaggactcctagcccttgatgcttcTTGATGTATGACAGCTCCtcctgctccacttttgcttcctccttcacgtagccaccctagctaccttctgtgatgagtgaacaCAAAAGCAGAGACGAGCCATCCCTCtgagatcttcttcctctgaccgaaaTCTTCTTCATCCATTTTTTGTATGGAGAGGCTGAGCCtacttcaccaaatcttacctcctttggtgaaaatctcagccacaacatactttttgttttctttttcttgccatcattgcaatggtcttgttgcttgcttcttcttctcttcggTAGCTTGCCATAGCTTCCATGCTTTCTCTGTGAAGTAACCGAATGAAGAAGAgagataagagagaagagagattaGAAAGAAAAGCAATCAAATGAATTTgaacaaattaattaaagatGAGTTGCTTTTGCTTCCCTTTTGTGGAGTAGCGTGCCTTCATTAAGGCCATCAATCtaatcaattataatttctctctcatgttttcaAGGTCTGCATTAACTCCacttaataaaatttgaattccatcacatgataaaaaaaaggagatccgttggaagcatgaaGCAAAACATTTGTTTTCTCTCAAAATTGGTTTCGGACCAAACCTTGGGTTTCCAACTAAACTTTAAATTGGGCTAATAATAATGTTAATAGAATCTGGCCCATTAACAACATATTGATTCAGCCAAACAATTTAACCAAGGCTGAAAGTAAAATTCATATTTGGGCTTGCaacaacttttcttttcttttcggccCAATCAAAACCTGCAcagcaaaattattttaatcaacatatatgaattgaaatcaaattaataattttgtaattaattatattaatagtgtttgatcatcactaattttatttgaagttttccaaactcatcacccCTTAATTACCTAGCGGGATGTTCATAAAATCTACGAATCATTTAGTTGATCACATTATTTCCTTTTTATATTGTTCTTCTTGTTGTGCGATCGCCAAtgctaaaacaattttttttttctagaaaGATATTGGTGTTGTCATCAcattatcatttaatattttagaaaattaaacttGCTTATATTTTAAGTGTTTTTACCTTTTAAAAATACAACCTATATTATCTATGTGACTATATCTATCAGCAGCAGTTTCAACTGTggcaacaaagaaaaataaacatcaataacaaattttacttgttttgtataaatattaataatccgTATTGAATCAGCTAGAAACCCATGCATTTTCCCCGATTGTGCTTTCGTTTAATGAAGGGACATTTTGGGAATGGACCATGGAAGTAATTATTTGAACAATCGAAGTGCTTCAACTTAGGCAACATACAAATGCCGGTCGGAACCACACCTGAGAAATTGTTATGCTTTAAAACCAATTGTTCCAAGCTCTTCATTCCTTGCATGGTTCCTGGTAGTTCTCCCTCCAATCTGTTGAAGCTCACATCAAACACTGTCACTTTGTCTAAGTACCCTATTTCTTGGGGCAATGGACCCGTTAGCCCCGTATTCGATATTATAATCTCATTAAGGGTATCCTTCATTTTGGCCACACTTGATGGAATACTACCCTTTATATCATTGTTTGATAATATCATAACAGAAACGGGTGAGTTCCCAAAGTTTTGTGGTAAGGAGAACTGGAatttgttattgttgatgaaaaGAGCGTCGAGTTTGAGGTCGAAAAGGCTCGAAGGAACGTCGCCGGCAAAGTTGTTGAACCTAATATCCAAGTATCTCAGTGAAGGAATGGCAAGAACAACTTGTGGGAAGGGTCCTGAGAATTGGTTAAAACTGATATCAAGCTCATAAAGATAGGCAAGTTTGGTAAAATTCTTAGGGAGAGGACCGGTGAATCTATTGGAGTTTATATGGAAGAAGTCTAGGTCGGTTAAGAGGCCAAGATCTTCAGGTAATGAACCAGATATGTTTGCATTCTTAAGGTCAATTCCAGCCACTGTAAAAATGGTGGAGTCATCTGGTGCTGGTGCACAGTAGATGCCAGTGTAGTTGCACACATTGGGGCCAGACCATGTGGAAGTGATTTTGTTTGGGTCAGAGGTCATGCAATGTGTCCATGCTTCAAGTGCTGCATGAGCTTGCATCAGTCTTGGATTATTTAATTTCTGTGACTCTAATGGTTTAAGCTTAAGGGATATGAGAAGAATGACAACAACGAAAACCCAATGTATTAATACATCAAGGTAATAAGAAGCCATTAATGGTTTTAATTGGGTCATGGAAACTTCGTATCTATgcatgtgtgtatatatatagttatatacacATTACAGTGGGACTTGAGAAATTTCACAAGTTTAGGACGGCACCAAATTTGTCACATGTCATTAATCACATTAAATAATGTGTCACAAGAATTACTCTTATACTACTTCCACAATTACAATCGTACTATCGCAGTGACATTATACGAAGcaataatgatatatatatatatatgaacaatgCTAGGAACCAAAAGGATATTAGCCAAAAATCAGTCAAATACTTTTGAGTGAATACAAAATTACTACGAATTAATacatatggatgtttcttctgctaagtatcataatgtttctttttcatactaaatggatgttcttttatatatttttcgaatttttttatattgcaaataagaatgtctctatttctttaagaattttatatttttttttaaattttatagatatttaattatttttactaaaatataactggatatttcttttgttaagtattaggatgtttttttccatattaaattaatgtttttttttatatttctgtaattgtaTAATTTTCAGTCTCTTTAATAATCAAAACGACACCTA
Encoded here:
- the LOC112748057 gene encoding leucine-rich repeat extensin-like protein 6, which encodes MASYYLDVLIHWVFVVVILLISLKLKPLESQKLNNPRLMQAHAALEAWTHCMTSDPNKITSTWSGPNVCNYTGIYCAPAPDDSTIFTVAGIDLKNANISGSLPEDLGLLTDLDFFHINSNRFTGPLPKNFTKLAYLYELDISFNQFSGPFPQVVLAIPSLRYLDIRFNNFAGDVPSSLFDLKLDALFINNNKFQFSLPQNFGNSPVSVMILSNNDIKGSIPSSVAKMKDTLNEIIISNTGLTGPLPQEIGYLDKVTVFDVSFNRLEGELPGTMQGMKSLEQLVLKHNNFSGVVPTGICMLPKLKHFDCSNNYFHGPFPKCPFIKRKHNRGKCMGF